The following nucleotide sequence is from Oceaniferula flava.
TGAACAAACGCATCTGGTCAGCACTCATCTGATCGCTCATCTCAGAGGTCAGACTCGCTAATTTTTGCAAGATATCGGTATTGGACACGCCGCAAATTACTCATATTGGCTCATTTGGGCAAGAAGATTTGTGAATAACCGCCTCCGGATCACGCTATTTTTGTGAATAACTTAAGTGAGTCAAATGATTAAGTTTCCTTAAATTAGCAGTTTTTTACCCTTACAAATGAAGCGTTTACAGGGTATTAGAGATTTATCCGTTTGCTAAATTAGCTATTATTAGCGAATTTTTCAGCGGACCCACTCACTCCCGCTCCTGCAATGAAACGCCGCTTTGATCTCAACTCCCCCATCGGTGATCGGTCGACCCCACCAGAGCGTCACCGTTTTACATTTTCCGCCCGACGCCCAACGCTGTCGGAGCAGCCCACACCGAAGCCTACTGCCCCACAAGCCCCCCAACCTACGGACGCCTTCTTTGCTTCCGGTGTGGCGCTGCGTTTAACCGATGAGATTCCGCAGGATGAGTTGAAGAACTTTGCCGCCCACTTGTTAGGTGGTCTCTGTGCCAGCGCCCAACCGGCGACGCTCGACGACAACGGACTGACCCCCATCCATCTGATTAGTCATGAACTGCCGAGCTTCGTCCGCCTCAAGGCCGAGCACCAGGATGCCAAGCAGCAGAAGTCCGAGCACACCGCCTTCACCAAGAAGCTGATCAAAGCCAGCGAACCCCTGCTCAACCACCAGCAGATCCCCGAGTCCGATAAAGCCGATCTGCTGGAGGCGAACTCCCTGACGGTGGAGAAAATGATGCAGCTGAAAATGCGTGAGATGAACTTGGCGGAACGCGTGCGCTTTCTCGAACAGGCGCTGCCGGAGTACATGCACGCCTTCGGCAAAGAAATGGGTTACTCGGATGATTTCTGCTCGCAGCTCTCGCGACTGACCACCGCCGTGCTCGCCGGCTGTTAGAGCATCACCCCGATGACGCCCCCCACAGAGCCCCCAGCCAAGCGATTGAGCTTCGGGCTGCTGTTGCTGATTTCTTTTGTGCTCTTCAATGGTGCTTATGTGATCGACCAGATGTTCCGCTGGAGCGATCCACTGCAGGGGCTGACCAACGGGCTGATCCACATCTTTTTCAACGGCATCACCTGGCTACTGATCATTCTCCCCTGGAGCCTAGTGATCAGGGCACTGTATCGTCGCAGGAAATGGCGGCGTTTCCGCAGTCAGTGGGTGCTTGCCCCCTCGCTGTTAGTGATGGCGCTGACTTTCGCCAACCTAGTTTTCAGTCCTCCAACTCCGAAAAACCGTTTCCGGAGTTTCGCCCATACCGAGCTGCCGGAGAATGTGGGCCAGCTCCACTACCGCTTCACCGGCGGAGGCATCGCGGACTTTGGCGATACTTATTATTTCCAAACCACCCCCGCCGAGGTGGATCGACTCATCACCGAGATGGCGCTCGAGGAGGATATCTTTTTCACCGAAGGAAAAGAGGACTACAGCTCGGTGCCGACGCTGCCTGACTGCCCAAACCACCAACTCTGGCCGGATGCTAAGTTGTATCAGCGTTCAGAGAATGGATGGTTTTACTACCTGCTGCACAATGCGGAAAAAACCGAGGTCTACGTGTTCATCGCCTGCATCTGACTGGGGCACTCCCCGTTCTCGGACGGCGTTCATGCAAACTTCCACTGGCTGGCGGAAATTTCTGGGGAATATTGTGAAGGTCTGTGTGTCATACCGAGATACGTTATGAATATCAAACAAAGCATCGCCCTCCTCGTCACCTCCACCGTCACCATGTTTTCCACCGTCTCAGCCGATCAACCTGCCGCCGCTGAAATCTCACGCCCGAAGGTGATTTTCTTCGATGTCAATGAGACCCTGCTCGACCTGACGCAAATGCGCAAGTCGGTGGGCGAGGCGCTCGGCGGCAAGGAGGAGCTGCTGCCGCTGTGGTTCTCCACCATGCTGCACTACTCGCTGGTGGACACCGCCACCGAACGCTACCACGGCTTCGCAGACATCGGTGTGGCCGCACTGATGATGGTGGCGCAGAACAACAACATCGAAATCACCGAGGCCGAGGCGCGCAAGGCGATCGTCACCCCACTGCGCAGCATCCCGGCGCACGACGATGTAAAAAAAGGTCTGCAGTCGTTAAAGGACCAAGGATATCGACTCATCAGCTTTACCAACTCCTCGAACAAGGGCGTGCAGACCCAGTTTGAAAATGCCGGCCTGGTCGAGTTCTTCGAGAAGCGCCTGAGCGTGGAAGATATCAAAACTTACAAGCCGAACCTCGCCTCCTACCAGTGGGCGATGAAACAAGCCGGCGTGAAACCTGAAGAAGCGATGATGGTAGCTGCCCACGGCTGGGACATCGCCGGGGTGAAGGCCGCAGGCATGACCGGTGTCTTTGTCACCCGTCCCGGAAAAACCACCTACCCGCTCGCCATTCCCGCCGATAAGGAAGTGGCCACCATCACCGAGCTCGCCGAGTGGATGAAGACGCTGAAGTAAGCAATCAGCTCGTTTAGAATTTCCCTCAGCCGCACCGACTGCGAGTGAAAATGACTTCACTCCAGTCGCTGCGGCGTGCTAGATCATCGCCATGGAAAGAGCTGCCCGCACCCATGGCAGCCACAAGTCGCGATGATCCTCTATTCCCTCAGTTTAATCGGCGTTGCCGTCTTTGCCATCAGTGGCGCCATTGCCGCTGGCCGCAAGCAGCTGGATTGGGTCGGTGTGGTGGCCCTTGGCGTGGTGACCTCCCTCGGCGGCGGCACCATTCGCGATGTGCTGCTCAAGGAAAGGACCGTGTTCTGGATCGAGGAACCGGCCTACCTGGTAGTCGCCATCGTTTCCTCCCTGCTGTTCATTCTCTACACACGATTTAGCGCCCCACCGGGCAACAGCCTGCGCATTGCCGATGCCTTGGGGCTGGCATTGTTCAGCATTGCCGGCGCACAGATCAGTGAAGCGCAAGGCTGCGCGGCCATCGTTGTGATTCTCATGGGGATCACGACGGGAGTGGCCGGTGGCATCATCCGCGAAGCGCTATCGAACGAAACGCCCATGCTGTTTCGTTCCTCGGAGCCGCTTTACTCGGTCGCCGCCCTCGCCGGCATCCTCGGCTACTTGCTGATGCAGAAGCTCGGCATGGAGCGGGGCCTCGCCGCTATGCTCGGTGCCGCGGTGGTGGCCACGGTGCGCCTAGCCGCGATGTATTGGAACATCCGTCTGCCCGCCTTCAGCCTGGCGCATCACTCAAGCAGCAACCGCGGATGATCCGCATTTACCAACACGGCGATCATACCGCCATTGCCGAGATTTTCACCCGGGCAATCCACGAAATTGCCTGTGAGGATTATACCGAAGAGCAGTGCCTGGCGTGGTCGGGTCGGGCTCCCGATCCAGCCCACTGGAAAAATCGCTGCGAGCTCAAACGACCCTTCGTGGCAGTAGTGGGATCTAAGATCGCCGGGTTTCTCGAGCTGGACCCCGACGGCCACATCGACTGCGCCTACGTGCATCCCGATTTTCAACGCCGTGGCATCATGCGCGGACTGCTGCGGCATGCGGTCGATACCGCCTTTGCCATGGATCTCCCCCGGGTCTATGTCGAAGCCTCGATCTGTGCCCGCCCCTTGTTCGAGCAGGAAGGTTTTCAACTGGTGGCGGACCATGAGGTCGACCTGCAAGGCGTCCGACTGAAAAACTATCGCATGCAGCGACTCCACCCCGGGCGGTGAAACTGGCAACCGTGTGGTCGACATCCGCGGGCTGGTTCATTTTCCGACCCATCACGCCGATGCATTGCCGCAGGCAACATGACAGATTGATGCCCCCCCGGCAGTAGCAGCTGTCAGACTCATTCAAAAACCAATCACCGATCCATGTTCCGCCACCGACTCCTCGCCCTCCTCCTGCTCGCCTGCGTCACGCCCGCCATGGCGGACAAACCGTTGAAAATCTACATCATGGCCGGGCAGTCGAACATGGTCGGCACCGGCGGCATCAAGACATTTCCCCACATCGGCGACGATCCGAAAACGGCGCCGCTGCTGAAGAAAATGCTCGGCCCCGACGGCAAACCGAAGGTGCTCGATCGCGTGTGGATTTCCTCGCTCAATGGCAAGATGAACCAACCGGGCGCCGAGGGGTTTGGCAAACTCAGCGCCGGCTACGGATTCCGTCGCCAGGACCCGACCCAGCCTGACGAATTCATCGGGCCGGAGTATCTCTTCGGCATCACCATGGAAGAAGCCTACGACGGCCCTATTTTAATCATCAAAACCGCCTGGGGTGGACAGAACCTCAGCAACGACTACCGCTCGCCTGGCTCCGGTCCCTACACCATGAACGACGAACAAATCGAGGTGCTGAAAAAGAAAAACGCACTCGAGCGCGTGAAGAAACAAAAAGAGGAAGCCACCGGCCGCAACTACCGCTACATGATGGATCATGTGAACAAGGTGCTCGCCGACATCAAACGCGTCTACCCGGACTACGATGCCGACGCCGGCTACGAGCTCTCAGGCTTTGTCTGGTTCCAAGGCTGGAATGATTTCAGCGACATGCTGACCTATCCGGAAAGCAAGGGCGACAAGCAGTATGATGATTACAGCAAGCTCCTCGCACAGTTCATCCGCGACGTCCGCAAGGATCTGAAAACTCCCGAGCTGCCTTTTGTGGTCGGCGTCATGGGAACCTACGGCGACTACACCCCGAAGACCTTCACCGGCCCGAAGGGAGCGGAGAAACGCATGAAACTCTTCCGCAAAGCCATGGCGGCACCGGCGGACATGAAGGAGTTCAAGGGGACTGTCACCGCTGTTCAGACCGCTCCATTTTTCGAAAACAAACTCGGCGCCATCGACATCAAATTGCGCAAGGTCAAAGCGATGGGCAAAAAGCTCGCGCAAAAGCACCCGGACGCGGCCAATGCTGACGGCAAAATGACCTTGGATGACCGCAGAGCCTATCTCGACAAGTACCGCGCCCAAGTCTGCACACCCGAGGAGATCAAGCTCTGGGACCGCGCGACCTCCATCGGTGGTTTCATCCACTACTACGGCTCGGCCAAATTCCACGCACAAGCAGGCAATGCCTTTGCCAAGGCGATGCTTGAAATCGAAAAGAACTAGGCACCAATCAGCCCGCTGGATGGCCAGCGGGCGGCCGCGA
It contains:
- a CDS encoding haloacid dehalogenase type II, with translation MNIKQSIALLVTSTVTMFSTVSADQPAAAEISRPKVIFFDVNETLLDLTQMRKSVGEALGGKEELLPLWFSTMLHYSLVDTATERYHGFADIGVAALMMVAQNNNIEITEAEARKAIVTPLRSIPAHDDVKKGLQSLKDQGYRLISFTNSSNKGVQTQFENAGLVEFFEKRLSVEDIKTYKPNLASYQWAMKQAGVKPEEAMMVAAHGWDIAGVKAAGMTGVFVTRPGKTTYPLAIPADKEVATITELAEWMKTLK
- a CDS encoding trimeric intracellular cation channel family protein; the encoded protein is MILYSLSLIGVAVFAISGAIAAGRKQLDWVGVVALGVVTSLGGGTIRDVLLKERTVFWIEEPAYLVVAIVSSLLFILYTRFSAPPGNSLRIADALGLALFSIAGAQISEAQGCAAIVVILMGITTGVAGGIIREALSNETPMLFRSSEPLYSVAALAGILGYLLMQKLGMERGLAAMLGAAVVATVRLAAMYWNIRLPAFSLAHHSSSNRG
- a CDS encoding GNAT family N-acetyltransferase; protein product: MIRIYQHGDHTAIAEIFTRAIHEIACEDYTEEQCLAWSGRAPDPAHWKNRCELKRPFVAVVGSKIAGFLELDPDGHIDCAYVHPDFQRRGIMRGLLRHAVDTAFAMDLPRVYVEASICARPLFEQEGFQLVADHEVDLQGVRLKNYRMQRLHPGR
- a CDS encoding sialate O-acetylesterase codes for the protein MFRHRLLALLLLACVTPAMADKPLKIYIMAGQSNMVGTGGIKTFPHIGDDPKTAPLLKKMLGPDGKPKVLDRVWISSLNGKMNQPGAEGFGKLSAGYGFRRQDPTQPDEFIGPEYLFGITMEEAYDGPILIIKTAWGGQNLSNDYRSPGSGPYTMNDEQIEVLKKKNALERVKKQKEEATGRNYRYMMDHVNKVLADIKRVYPDYDADAGYELSGFVWFQGWNDFSDMLTYPESKGDKQYDDYSKLLAQFIRDVRKDLKTPELPFVVGVMGTYGDYTPKTFTGPKGAEKRMKLFRKAMAAPADMKEFKGTVTAVQTAPFFENKLGAIDIKLRKVKAMGKKLAQKHPDAANADGKMTLDDRRAYLDKYRAQVCTPEEIKLWDRATSIGGFIHYYGSAKFHAQAGNAFAKAMLEIEKN